DNA sequence from the Rhizobium lusitanum genome:
CACGTCGGCATTGGCCTGGTTGGCGCGGCTGCTGAAGCCGCCGGCAACCGCGATGGCGTTCTGGATCGTCATGCCGGGCACGTAGGAATATTGGCCAGGTTGGCCGACTTCGCCCATGATGTAGACCGAGCGGTAGCGGTCGATATCGATGGTGACATCGGGGTCGCGGATGTAACCCTGGCGAAGTTTCTGCGCGATCTGGCCGGAGAGCTGCTGCAGCGTGCGGCCGCGGGCAGGGACCTGGCCGATCAGCGGGAAGGAGATGTAACCGGCCTGGTCGACCGTATAGGTGTTGGTCAGGCCTTCCTGATCGAAGACGGTCACGCGTAGGCGATCGCCGCTATCCAGCATATAGGGCTGGATCGTCGCTTCACTGAAGGCTTTTGGCGCAGGCTGATAGGTGTTGCAGCCGCTGAGCGCGGCGCTTACGGCAGCCATGCCGAGTGCC
Encoded proteins:
- a CDS encoding polysaccharide biosynthesis/export family protein — translated: MPFAKPKIVLALGMAAVSAALSGCNTYQPAPKAFSEATIQPYMLDSGDRLRVTVFDQEGLTNTYTVDQAGYISFPLIGQVPARGRTLQQLSGQIAQKLRQGYIRDPDVTIDIDRYRSVYIMGEVGQPGQYSYVPGMTIQNAIAVAGGFSSRANQANADVTRKINGHVMTGRVGISDPVLAGDTIYVRERLF